One window from the genome of Breoghania sp. L-A4 encodes:
- a CDS encoding DUF305 domain-containing protein: MSRYLKFAAMITTSTVVMLALMYLNTYSLDHVFWSDTRGYMALIMGAAMAIVMLSFMLDMYDKPQLNIGIYLGAALVFAVSLALVRSQQTIDDVSWMKAMIPHHSIAILTSERAQILDPRVRELADSIIETQRKEIAQMKALIADLENAPIVQ; the protein is encoded by the coding sequence ATGTCCCGGTATCTGAAATTCGCCGCGATGATCACCACCTCGACCGTGGTCATGCTGGCGCTGATGTATCTCAACACCTACAGCCTCGATCATGTCTTCTGGAGCGACACCCGCGGCTACATGGCGCTGATCATGGGCGCTGCGATGGCCATCGTCATGCTGAGCTTCATGCTCGACATGTACGACAAGCCGCAGCTCAACATCGGGATCTATCTCGGCGCCGCGCTGGTCTTCGCGGTCTCGCTGGCGCTGGTGCGCAGCCAGCAGACGATCGACGACGTCTCGTGGATGAAGGCGATGATCCCGCATCACTCGATCGCCATCCTCACCTCTGAACGCGCCCAGATCCTGGACCCGCGCGTGCGCGAACTCGCCGACAGCATCATCGAGACCCAGCGCAAGGAAATCGCCCAGATGAAGGCGCTGATCGCGGATCTGGAAAACGCGCCCATCGTTCAGTAG
- a CDS encoding cache domain-containing protein, protein MKTIRAKLSLVMIGLAILGSVATFGVTQWVSGDLIQTALDREVDSAKQQLTSAIASESRQALMLASFVASQTGVQQKFASGDRDGLAAEFGPGFEVLKRDYGIRQFQFHLPPATSFLRVHKIEKFGDDLSSFRETVVQTNKTRQIISGLEKGVAGIGNRGVVPVAHEGKHIGSVEFGLGFHDKFVAKFTDRTGYPLAILREGKAGREVIGNTLPASMTPTDLLADAGEGRIVADDGRYVVERVSVTDFSGAEIAVALLAVDQTAYVSIARSAMMSGIAVSLLLLAVAGGVVAFANRGVFLPLRSVASQLLGLADGNRDFDVMGTTRQDEIGDMARAVDVFRLNAIEQVRLEGEQSSSQLAREERQRRIETLIETFRTTSVALLSSVDATNASLENTARGLDGLAASSAQQAQGAASASEDASNNVQTVASAAEELASSISEISQQVSRTTEIVSQATGAAQSSNDKVASLALAASKIGEVVGLIQDIAEQTNLLALNATIEAARAGEAGRGFAVVAAEVKELATQTSKATEEIGSQISAIQSSTEEAVQAIGGITRTMDSVNEYTGAIAAAVEEQGAATNEISRNIQSAAARTQTVVDSINELDKAVVETNTSAASVLNASTEAAKNTERFREEIAAFLKDVAAA, encoded by the coding sequence ATGAAAACCATTCGCGCCAAGCTGAGCCTCGTCATGATCGGGCTCGCGATCTTGGGATCTGTCGCAACCTTTGGCGTGACGCAGTGGGTGTCCGGCGACCTGATCCAGACGGCTCTGGACCGCGAGGTCGACAGCGCCAAGCAGCAGTTGACGTCCGCCATCGCATCGGAAAGCCGGCAGGCCCTGATGCTGGCCAGCTTCGTCGCGAGCCAGACGGGCGTGCAGCAGAAGTTCGCCTCCGGTGACCGCGACGGACTGGCCGCCGAATTCGGGCCTGGCTTCGAGGTGTTGAAGCGTGACTACGGCATTCGTCAGTTCCAGTTCCATTTGCCGCCGGCCACCTCGTTCCTGCGGGTGCACAAGATCGAGAAGTTTGGCGACGACCTCTCGAGCTTCCGCGAAACCGTGGTGCAGACCAACAAGACCCGGCAGATCATCTCCGGACTGGAGAAGGGCGTCGCCGGGATCGGCAACCGCGGGGTGGTGCCCGTTGCCCACGAGGGCAAGCACATCGGTTCGGTCGAGTTCGGCCTCGGTTTCCACGACAAGTTCGTCGCCAAGTTCACCGATCGGACCGGATACCCGCTGGCCATCCTGCGCGAGGGGAAGGCCGGACGCGAGGTCATCGGCAACACGCTTCCCGCGAGCATGACGCCGACGGATCTGCTGGCCGACGCGGGCGAAGGCCGCATTGTCGCTGACGACGGCCGGTATGTCGTGGAACGTGTTTCGGTTACCGACTTTTCCGGCGCCGAGATCGCCGTGGCCCTGTTGGCCGTTGATCAGACGGCCTACGTCAGCATCGCGCGTTCCGCCATGATGTCGGGCATCGCAGTGAGCCTGCTGTTGCTGGCGGTTGCCGGTGGCGTGGTTGCCTTTGCCAACCGGGGCGTCTTCCTGCCGCTGCGCAGTGTCGCGAGCCAGTTGCTCGGCCTTGCGGACGGAAATCGCGACTTCGATGTCATGGGAACCACCCGTCAGGATGAAATCGGCGACATGGCGCGCGCGGTCGATGTGTTCCGCCTCAACGCCATCGAACAAGTGCGGCTGGAAGGCGAGCAGTCCTCCAGCCAGCTTGCCCGCGAGGAGCGTCAGCGCCGCATCGAGACGCTGATCGAGACCTTCCGCACCACCTCTGTGGCGTTGCTCAGTTCCGTGGACGCCACCAACGCCAGTCTGGAGAACACCGCGCGCGGCCTGGACGGGCTTGCCGCATCATCGGCCCAACAGGCGCAAGGAGCCGCCAGCGCCTCGGAAGACGCTTCCAACAACGTGCAGACGGTGGCCTCGGCCGCCGAGGAACTGGCTTCGTCGATCTCCGAGATTTCGCAGCAGGTCAGCCGCACGACCGAGATCGTCAGTCAGGCGACGGGGGCGGCGCAATCCTCCAACGACAAGGTCGCGAGCCTGGCGCTGGCCGCCAGCAAGATCGGCGAAGTCGTGGGCCTCATCCAGGACATCGCCGAGCAGACCAACCTGCTGGCGCTGAATGCAACGATCGAGGCGGCGCGGGCCGGAGAGGCCGGGCGTGGCTTCGCGGTCGTGGCCGCGGAGGTGAAGGAGCTGGCGACGCAGACCTCGAAGGCGACCGAGGAAATCGGCAGCCAGATTTCCGCCATCCAGAGCTCGACCGAGGAAGCGGTGCAGGCGATCGGCGGCATCACCAGGACGATGGATTCGGTCAACGAATACACCGGCGCCATCGCGGCGGCGGTCGAGGAGCAGGGTGCCGCCACCAACGAGATCAGCCGCAACATCCAGTCGGCCGCCGCGCGCACCCA
- a CDS encoding PhzF family phenazine biosynthesis protein produces the protein MSRRYAILDVFTNRPLSGNPLAVVLEADGMTDGDMQAIASEFNLSETVFVQKPQNPMHSARLRIFTPTRELPFAGHPTVGTAIFLAQERFGELDKDQDAVIVLEENIGTVRCGVKLKPKAAGFAEFDCPRQSKPHGISLGDRSEVAAALSLSTSDIGFENHRPTAYEAGVPFAFVPVRDMAALAQAKPEPKAWSIAFGNGGTTDAYVYCRETKYHDADFHARMFAPSMGIAEDPATGAAVAAFAGAVKDHDDLPDGTHFIRIEQGFEMNRPSLIDLEIDIHNDALKATRIGGQAIVVASGELYV, from the coding sequence ATGTCACGCCGTTATGCCATTCTCGATGTCTTCACCAACCGCCCGCTGTCCGGAAACCCGCTGGCGGTTGTCCTCGAGGCCGACGGGATGACGGACGGCGACATGCAGGCCATCGCCTCGGAGTTCAACCTGTCGGAAACGGTCTTCGTGCAGAAACCGCAAAACCCCATGCATTCGGCGCGCCTGCGAATCTTCACGCCGACGCGCGAACTGCCGTTCGCCGGTCACCCGACGGTCGGCACCGCGATCTTTCTGGCGCAGGAGCGGTTCGGTGAGTTGGACAAGGATCAGGACGCGGTCATCGTTCTGGAAGAGAATATCGGCACGGTCCGGTGCGGCGTGAAGCTGAAACCCAAGGCCGCCGGCTTCGCCGAATTCGATTGCCCGCGCCAGTCAAAGCCGCACGGCATCAGCCTGGGCGACCGGTCCGAGGTCGCCGCCGCCCTCAGCCTCAGCACATCCGACATCGGCTTTGAGAACCACCGCCCGACGGCCTATGAGGCAGGCGTTCCCTTCGCGTTCGTGCCGGTGCGCGACATGGCGGCGCTCGCCCAGGCGAAACCGGAACCCAAGGCGTGGAGCATCGCCTTCGGCAACGGCGGCACCACCGACGCCTATGTCTACTGCCGCGAAACCAAGTACCACGACGCGGATTTCCACGCCCGCATGTTCGCCCCCTCCATGGGCATTGCCGAAGACCCGGCGACCGGCGCGGCCGTCGCCGCCTTCGCCGGCGCCGTCAAGGATCACGACGACCTGCCCGACGGCACCCACTTCATCCGCATCGAGCAAGGCTTCGAGATGAACCGCCCATCCCTCATCGATCTGGAAATCGACATTCACAACGACGCCCTGAAGGCCACCCGCATCGGCGGCCAGGCGATTGTGGTGGCCAGCGGGGAGCTTTACGTTTAG